A stretch of Brachyhypopomus gauderio isolate BG-103 chromosome 3, BGAUD_0.2, whole genome shotgun sequence DNA encodes these proteins:
- the LOC143510000 gene encoding LOW QUALITY PROTEIN: uncharacterized protein LOC143510000 (The sequence of the model RefSeq protein was modified relative to this genomic sequence to represent the inferred CDS: inserted 2 bases in 1 codon), producing MCYQHIPIIAGSYRKRKITNRQQNHANLRPITQSTPPTITTLSVGLWNCQSAVKKADFIASYANHLSLQLLALTETWIKPENTATLAALSNNYSFSHTPRPSGRGGGTGLLIASGVQFTTLLPPTTYTSFEYHATLVSSPVKLGIIVIYRPPGQLGDFINDLDMLLSSIPNHECPVLVLGDMNIHSDSTGFTDFNSLMSSFDLELVHSPPTHKAGKNLDLIFTRRCDADSIAVTPLHVSDHFFIQFSINIHQTASAAPAMTTFRRHLSNLPIDKYSSLVINTMPPLDSFTTLSVNAATDTLCTSLSSCLDXFCPLTSKVIRTNKPQPWLKNESLRKLRSKLRSAERKWHKKHIMSDLSNYQHLLVSFSDCLTATKLDFYNNKFNSQTDCRKLFTSFKSLLNPPAAPLPTCLSAETFASFFTGKVIAISSQFTHPPTVSVSPSHLIKGNTLSSFNSLSEEAALALLTCSRPTTCPLDPIPTDLLLTIAPTIIPAITHMINTSLSSGEFPSAFKQAQVTPLLKKPTLNPAQVDNYRPVSLLPFLSKFIERAVYNQVSDFLTQNAYLDPNQSGFKKGHSTETALLSVTEALKTARATGQSSVLILLDLSAAFDTVNHDLLLSKLSNMGISDTPLSWFRSYLAERSFNVSWLGQLSSKHSLSTGVPQGSVLGPLLFSIYSNSLGSVIRSHGFSYHCFADDTQLYLSFPPDDSSISARISNCLLDISSWMKTHHLQLNLSKTELLVFPAKQSVQHNLTLKIDSTSLSPSKVVRNLGVILDDQLSFTHHVTNIARSCRYALYNIRQIRPFLTQYATQLLVQAVVISRLDYCNAVLTGLPACTIKPLQMVQNAAARLVFNYPKRAHVTPLLVELHWLPVIARIKHKTCTIAFKVITEQAPSYLHSLLRPYVPARPLRSSTERRLALPNIRGKQSRLFSSVVPGWWNKLPSTIRAEQSLTSFKKLLKTELFSEHLL from the exons ATGTGCTATCAACACATTCCAATAATCGCCGGGTCCTACAGGAAGCGGAAAATTACAAATAGGCAACAAAACCATGCTAACCTTAGGCCGATAACGCAGTCCACTCCTCCTACTATTACCACTCTTTCTGTGGGCTTATGGAATTGTCAGTCAGCTGTAAAGAAGGCCGACTTTATTGCCTCTTATGCAAATCATCTATCATTGCAACTACTGGCTTTAACTGAAACTTGGATAAAACCAGAAAATACTGCTACATTGGCGGCACTCTCCAATAACTATTCTTTCAGCCACACCCCTCGTCCATCAGGACGAGGCGGGGGTACAGGTTTGCTAATTGCTAGTGGCGTTCAATTCACTACTCTCCTACCACCAACCACATACACCTCTTTTGAATATCACGCTACACTGGTGAGCTCACCAGTCAAATTGGGTATTATTGTCATCTATCGCCCTCCGGGACAACTAGGCGATTTTATAAATGATTTAGACATGTTATTGTCTTCTATTCCAAACCATGAGTGTCCCGTACTTGTTCTAGGTGACATGAACATTCACTCTGACAGCACCGGTTTTACTGATTTTAATTCACTCATGTCTTCCTTTGATCTAGAGCTGGTCCACAGCCCTCCAACTCATAAAGCTGGAAAAAACCTAGATCTAATTTTCACACGTCGGTGTGATGCTGACTCAATAGCAGTCACACCTCTTCATGTATCAGATCACTTCTTCATTCAATTCAGTATCAATATCCATCAAACAGCCTCTGCTGCTCCAGCCATGACCACCTTCCGTCGCCATCTCAGTAACCTCCCTATAGATAAATACTCATCACTGGTTATCAATACTATGCCTCCATTAGACTCATTCACTACTCTCAGTGTGAATGCTGCCACTGATACACTCTGCACCTCGTTGAGCTCCTGCCTGGA ATTCTGTCCGCTGACATCCAAAGTCATCCGCACTAACAAGCCACAGCCATGGCTGAAAAATGAGTCCCTTCGGAAGCTACGCTCCAAATTACGCAGCGCTGAAAGGAAATGGCATAAAAAGCATATCATGTCTGATCTATCAAACTATCAACATCTCTTGGTTTCATTCTCAGATTGCCTAACAGCTACTAAACTCGATTTCTACAATAACAAATTCAACTCACAGACTGATTGCCGGAAGTTATTCACATCATTTAAATCACTGCTGAACCCTCCAGCTGCTCCATTGCCTACCTGCCTTTCAGCTGAAACATTTGCCTCGTTTTTTACTGGGAAAGTGATAGCCATCAGTAGCCAGtttacacacccacccactgtTTCTGTTTCTCCATCTCATTTGATCAAGGGAAATACACTCTCCTCATTTAATTCTCTCTCTGAGGAGGCAGCACTAGCCCTCCTAACATGTAGTCGCCCCACTACATGTCCGCTTGATCCAATTCCCACGGATCTTCTACTAACTATTGCACCTACTATTATTCCAGCTATTACACATATGATCAACACCTCACTTTCCAGTGGTGAGTTTCCGTCCGCGTTCAAACAGGCCCAGGTAACACCCTTACTTAAAAAACCTACTCTTAACCCTGCTCAGGTAGATAACTATCGGCCAGTGTCATTACTACCCTTCCTTTCCAAATTCATAGAAAGGGCAGTGTACAATCAAGTCTCTGATTTCCTCACACAGAATGCTTACCTGGATCCAAACCAATCTGGCTTCAAAAAAGGACATTCCACTGAAACGGCTCTGTTGTCCGTCACTGAAGCCTTGAAAACTGCCAGAGCTACTGGACAGTCCTCAGTGCTCATACTGCTGGACCTATCAGCAGCTTTCGACACAGTCAATCATGACCTCCTTTTATCTAAGCTCTCAAATATGGGAATCTCGGACACACCACTATcttggttcaggtcctaccttgCTGAGCGTTCTTTCAATGTATCATGGCTGGGGCAACTGTCCTCTAAGCACTCTCTGTCCACTGGAGTGCCTCAAGGTTCGGTATTGGGACCCCTTCTCTTTTCCATCTACAGCAACTCACTGGGTTCAGTTATCCGCTCGCATGGgttttcttaccattgcttcgCTGATGATACTCAGCTCTATCTGTCATTCCCACCTGACGATTCATCGATCTCGGCGCGGATATCCAATTGCCTTTTAGACATATCCTCATGGATGAAGACACATCACCTCCAACTTAACCTCTCGAAGACTGAACTACTGGTGTTCCCTGCAAAACAGTCTGTTCAGCACAACCTCACCTTGAAGATTGATTctacctctctttctccatcaaaGGTTGTGAGGAACCTTGGGGTTATACTTGATGACCAGCTTTCATTCACTCATCATGTGACTAATATCGCACGGTCTTGCCGCTATGCGCTCTATAATATTAGACAGATCAGACCATTTTTAACGCAATATGCCACTCAACTTCTGGTACAAGCTGTGGTAATCTCACGCCTTGATTATTGCAATGCTGTACTAACAGGCCTGCCAGCTTGCACCATAAAACCACTACAGAtggtccagaatgcagcagctcgTCTGGTTTTTAACTACCCAAAACGGGCACATGTCACACCATTGCTCGTTGAGCTCCACTGGCTACCAGTTATTGCTCGTATTAAACACAAAACCTGCACGATCGCCTTTAAGGTGATAACAGAGCAGGCTCCCTCCTATCTTCACTCGCTTTTAAGGCCTTACGTTCCGGCCCGACCGTTGCGCTCCTCCACTGAACGTCGCCTTGCTTTACCTAACATCCGTGGGAAGCAATCCAGACTGTTCTCCTCTGTAGTTCCTGGATGGTGGAATAAGCTGCCCTCGACCATCAGAGCAGAGCAGTCTCTCACTAGTTTTAAGAAACTCTTAAAAACTGAGCTCTTCAGTGAGCACCTGCTCTAG
- the LOC143510002 gene encoding uncharacterized protein LOC143510002 yields the protein MKIVFEDRVPVDIAVAECSCVAGTALCNHNVALLFQTAHYSTLNLAAVPPVLSCTETEQHWHKPRTMGVKPGRVSDMVFLSSKPKQFTVSDGVRSKRYKAVRGELPDPDVLKVDEQYKDFTADIAPLITTMAISADVPLVDSAFGKVQAGSPISYQHPVPVSRVVVHHPDAPLPPPLPVDGYRLEPTNCQFVCSHQQHLHLQSLVTTFDMARKIEVATREQSNSVEWHRVRGPRITSSRFKEICHVRGQSSAEILSQRIRKGVNQTAAMKRGLALEPVAIQEYCRIKNTNYWPCGFVIHPDAPWLGASPDGLVFDPTESPPFGLVEIKCPNAKSYVDCSYLKMQSGTLKLKQTHSYYWQVQGQLLLTGMEWCDFVVFAEDDILIQRIYRDCEVAKTIREKGDFLFFYFYMSV from the exons ATGAAG attGTCTTTGAAGACCGTGTACCGGTGGACATTGCAGTGGCCGAGTGCTCCTGTGTGGCTGGGACAGCACTCTGCAACCACAATGTTGCACTACTgtttcagactgcacactactccacactgaACCTggctgctgtacccccagtcctaagctgcacagaaacagaacaACACTGGCACAAGCCAAGAACCATG GGTGTGAAACCAGGCAGAGTAAGTGACATGGTATTTTTGTCCTCCAAGCCGAAGCAGTTtacagtttctgatggtgtaaG GAGTAAACGTTACAAGGCAGTGCGAGGGGAGCTGCCAGATCCAGATGTCCTCAAAGTTGATGAGCAGTACAAGGACTTCACTGCAGACATTGCTCCACTCATCACCACCATGGCCATAAGTGCTGACGTCCCGCTGGTTGATTCAGCTTTTGGGAAAGTCCAGGCGGGTAGTCCCATATCCTACCAGCATCCAGTACCAGTGAGTCGGGTTGTAGTACACCATCCAGATGCCCCTCTGCCACCACCTCTACCTGTAGACGGCTATAGGCTTGAGCCTACTAACTGCCAGTTCGTGTGCAGTCACCAACAACACCTCCATCTGCAGTCACTTGTCACTACATTTGACATGGCAAGGAAGATAGAGGTTGCCACCAGAGAGCAGAGCAACTCTGTGGAGTGGCACCGAGTCAGGGGGCCAAGAATAACTTCCTCCCGATTCAAGGAAATATGCCACGTCAGAGGTCAGAGTTCTGCAGAAATCCTGTCACAAAGGATTCGAAAGGGAGTGAATCAAACTGCTGCAATGAAGAGGGGATTGGCACTGGAACCGGTTGCCATACAGGAGTACTGCAGaataaaaaacaccaattactgGCCTTGTGGGTTTGTCATCCACCCTGATGCCCCCTGGTTAGGGGCATCTCCTGATGGTCTGGTGTTTGACCCGACTGAGAGCCCACCCTTTGGACTGGTGGAAATTAAATGCCCCAATGCAAAAAGCTATGTGGACTGTAGCTACCTGAAAATGCAGAGTGGCACACTGAAATTGAAGCAGACTCACAGTTACTACTGGCAGGTACAAGGCCAGCTCCTACTTACAGGTATGgagtggtgtgattttgttgtattTGCAGAGGATGATATTCTCATTCAGCGCATATACAGAGACTGTGAAGTGGCTAAAACCATTAGAGAGAAGggagattttttatttttttatttttacatgtcaGTGTAA